GAAAGCAGTAGTTCGTTTTTGCACCGCCGCTACGCGGCTTCCTGCAATTTCACCTATCGCCCCCTCCTGGGCCTGCCGGCCCAGGCTTTTTCCGAACCACCCGCTACGCGGGCTGGGCGAGACCGTTAACGCAGGCTGGACGAGACCGTTTCGGAGATTTATCTGCACAAATGCCGGGGGAACACCCGCCGTCTAACATCTTTTATCCCTATGGGATAGAGATTACATCCGGGAAAGAGTTGCCTTCCGGGACAGAGACTCCTTCCAGCTGAAAGCCCTCCCTTCTGCACCCATCGGTTTGGGGCCGTCACGGCCGGTGGATCACGGGGCCCCTCGCCCCAAAAGCCTGACGCTTGTCACTGGACACCGCGTCACCGCTGTCGTGACCCTTTGCGAGCTTGGCGTCCTGGTGGGAATCGATCCGGATCTGGATCTCGCAAAGGCGCGAAGCTCGCAAAGAAAAACTAATCGCCGGAGGAGCGGCCAAGGGGCACGAAAGCACGCCTTCACCGGGTTGCCGCGCCGCCGGCCGGGATCGCTGCCCGCGACACGGTTTTCCCCCGCCGCGTGTTCGTACGCGTCGTCCCGACGCGGATTTCCCCACACACGGAAGCACGTCAAAACGGTTTTACGGTTATTTCGGTCCCACCGGGCATCGGAACAATGCCGTGCCCCCGCCGCCTTCGGGGCGGGGTCGGAAAGGTTTTGGGCGCACGAATCCCCGGGGCAGCGACGCGGACGCCCGTCACGGTTCCCGAGACGCTTGTGTATCGCCGGCGTCCGCGGCTTGCCCCGGGCTGAAACGCCTTTCCCCTTCGGGGAAACGGGGCGGGGGGGCATAATTCAAATCGGGAGTAAACGTTCGCGGAGCCTAACAGGGATCGGACGTTCGAGCCGCCCGACCGGGGCTGGAGCTTCGAAGGCCCCGACCCTCCCCGAAGGGGAGGGGGCGTTCCAGCCGGGGGCAAGACGCGGGCACCGGCCGCGAAGGTGCAACGTGCCGCTCGTTGAGGGCGCCCGCGTCGCCGCCCCCGGAACGCGGCGGCGCGGGTAGGAAACGCACCCTGAAAGGGTGCGGGGAAGGCGGGTCCGTCCCGAGACGAAAAGCGGCGCCCGAAGACGCCGTCAGTGATCACGACAACATGGCCCGCCAGGATGAACGATTGCACAAACCGTCAGGGTTCACTCGACGATAGGTTTCGGACTTTCAGTCGCTCATAAGTCTACCCGTCGTCACCCTGATCCGGATTTCCCTGCCTGGAACGGTCCTTGTTCGCGGATTTCGTGGTTTTAAAAGGCTGTTAGCGGTTTAGACTGAAGGGGTTTAGGCCGGAATAAGGGCCGTCGGGAACACCATGCCTGCGTCCCGGAATCCCTTTCTTGCCTTCCGTGCCTTTCGTGGTTCATTCTTCCGCTTATCCGTGTTCATCCGTGGTTCTCTTCCGGATTATCCGGGTTGGGTCGTCAACAGATCCTCTCCGATCCGGTTCCAGCTCTGGCCGCCGTCCAGGGACCGGAACAAGCCCAGGCCGTCGCTGTCCTCCACTCCCGCGAATATCCGGTTCGGTGCGGCCGTGTCCAAGGTCAGACAGGTGATATAGGTGAACGGCCCATGCTGGTTCAAGGAGTCCACAGCTTCCCACGAGAGTCCAACGGGACGTGCAGGAGGGTGACGATGGCATCGTAGTACTTGTCCAGCCGACGGAGATACGGGAGGGGCTCGTCGTCCACCACGAGGAGGTCGAGGTCGGAGCGGCGGTCAGCCGTTCCCCGGGCGAGGGAACCGAACACGATGGCCTCCCGGGCCTTGCCGGACTCGAAGACGGGACGGAGTTGGGCGCCGATCTGCTGCAAGTCCATGAAGCTATTGTAAACCTCGGGAACGGTCCGGTCAATCCCGTGAAAGCAGTAGTTCGTTTTTGCACCGCTGCTACGCGGCTTCCTGCAATTTCACCTATCGCCCCCTCCTGGGCCTGCCGGCCCAGGCTTTTTCCGAACCACCCGCTACGCGGGCTGGGCGAGACCGTTAACGCAGGCTGGACGAGACCGTTTCGGAGATTTATCTGCACAAATGCCGGGGGAACACCCGCCGTCTAACATCTTTTATCCCTATGGGATAGAGATTACATCCGGGAAAGAGTTGCCTTCCGGGACAGAGACTCCTTCCAGCTGAAAGCCCTCCCTTCTGCACCCATCGGTTTGGGGCCGTCACGGCCGGTGGATCACGGGGCCCCTCGCCCCAAAAGCCTGACGCTTGTCACTGGACACCGCGTCACCGCTGTCGTGACCCTTTGCGAGCTTGGCGTCCTGGTGGGAATCGATCCGGATCTGGATCTCGCAAAGGCGCGAAGCTCGCAAAGAAAAACTAATCGCCGGAGGAGCGGCCAAGGGGCACGAAAGCACGCCTTCACCGGGTTGCCGCGCCGCCGGCCGGGATCGCTGCCCGCGACACGGTTTTCCCCCGCCGCGTGTTCGTACGCGTCGTCCCGACGCGGATTTCCCCACACACGGAAGCACGTCAAAACGGTTTTACGGTTATTTCTTGGCGTCTTGGCGTCTTTGCGAGAGACCCTTCACTTCGATTTCTTTCCGTTTAAACCGGCCGCTCGAGGTCTCGCTGCCGCACTCCGACAGGGTGCCGTCGGGGGCGGGGCGGAACTCGCGGCGGGCGGCGCTCCCGAAGCCTTCCCGGTTGTCGGTGAAGACCACGCGGCCGGCCTCGAAGCGGTAGAGGTGGACGTCCCGCCCGGCCCGTCGCCGGAAGGCGCGGATGTCGGGGTCCTTGAGGAAGGCTTTCGCGAAGGGGAACTTCAGGAGAAAGCGCGCCACCGCCCCGAACCACTCCCGCCCGGGGCCGACCCGGGTCACGGCGCCTTCCATCTGGGCCCCGCGGATCTCCCGCCAGTCGGCCCCGCCGCCGGCCGAGACGGACGCGGCGCACCGGGCCCCGCCCGGCAGGGCCTCCGTGACGTGCCGGGAGGCTTCGCCGGAGAAAAAATAGAAGCGGTTTCGCCGGTGGACGTAGTAGACCGCGGCGCACCAGGGCCCGCGTTCCGAGGCCGTGGCGAGGGTGAGGACCTCCCGGGAAGCCAGGAAGCGGTCGAGGGTCTCGGCGGGGCAGGGGGCGTTCATTGCCCGGCGAACTGGATCTGGTGGAGCTTACGGTAAACCTCGCCGTAAGCCAGCAGCTCGTCGTGGGTCCCCGACTCCACGATCCGGCCGCCGTCCAGCACCAGGATGCGGTCGGCGTTGCGGACGGTGGAGAGCCGGTGGGCGATGACGAAGGTGGTCCGGTTGCGGATGAGGTTGGACAGGGCCCGCTGCACCAGGGCCTCGGACTCGCTGTCCAGGGAGGAGGTGGCCTCGTCCAGGATGAGGAGGGGGGCGTCCCGGAGGATGGCCCGGGCGATGGCCAGCCGCTGGCGCTCGCCGCCGGAGAGCCGGGCGCCCCGTTCGCCGATGACGGTGTCGTAGCCGTCCGGCAGGCGCAGGATGAACTCATGGGCCAGTGCCGCTTCAGCCGCCGCGACGACCTGCCCCTCGGAGCACTCCCCGGCGCCGTAGCGGATGTTGTTGCGGACCGTGTCGTTGAAGAGGAAGGTCTCCTGGGTCACCACGGCGATCCGCGAGCGGAGGGAGGCGAGGTTCACCTCCCGGATGTCGTGACCGTCGACGAGGATCGCCCCTTCCGTCACGTCGTAAAAGCGCGGGATCAGGTTCACCAGCGTGCTCTTGCCGGCGCCGGAACTGCCCACCAGCGCCACCACCTCGCCCCGTTTCACCTTCAGGTCGATCTCCCGCAGGACCCGGTCGCCGTCGCCGTAGCGGAAGGAGACGCCGCGGAACTCCACCCCCTCGCGGACCGGCGGCAGGTCGGGCGCGCCGGGGGCGGAGACGATCTCCTCCCGCGTGTCCATGACCTCGAGGATCCGGTCCACGGAGGCGGCGGTCTGCTGGAACTCCAGGTGCATGCGGGAGAGGCGGCGGATGGGGTCGTACATCCGGATCAGGGAGGTGAGGAACACGGCGAAGAGACCCGTGGTCATGGCCCCGGAGCGGATGTTGAAGTAGGCGTAGACCAGGAAGGGGATGAAGATGAGCCCGCCGATCATCTCCATGATGGCGGGGTTCGCCGAGATGATCCGCCCCACCCGGAGGTTGAACCGGAGCAGCTCGAGGGTGGCCTTCCGGAAGCGGTTGACCTCGTAATTCTCCATCCCGAAGGCCTGCACCACCCGGTACCCGGAGTAGTCCTCCTGCATGATGGAACTCATGCGCCCCAGCAGTTCCTGGGAGTGCCAGCTCAGCTTCTTCATGCGCTTCCCGATCCGGTTGATGAGCAGGGAGAGGACCGGGATGATGATCAGGGAGAGGGTGGAGAGGAGGGGGTCGATGTAGAAGATCAGGAACATGAAGGCGACGAGGGTGAGCATCTGCCGGACGAAGTCCGCCAGGGTCCGGGACATGACGTCCTGGACCCGGTCCACGTCGTTGACGACCCGGCTGATGAGCATGCCGGTCTCCCGTTTGCCGAAGAAGGCCGCCGACTGGGACATGATGTGTCCGAAAAGGTCGTTGCGCACGGCCTGGACAATGCGCTGCCCGGTGTAGACGGTGAAGTAGTTGGCGAAGTAGATGCAGACGCACTTGATGAGGGTGAGTGCCAGGAGGGCCGCGGCGATCTTGAGGAAGATGTCGGGCCCGCTGAGGCCGAAGAAGTTGTACAGGAAGGCGTACTTCTTCGCCACCTCGGCGGGGACGAGGGAGGTCCCCAGCACGTCGTCGAAGATGGGCTTGAGAAGGAGCATGATGACCCCCTCCACCGCCCCGACGATGGCCAGGAGGACCATGGAGACGACCACCCGGTGGACGTAGGGGCGCATGTAGGGGAACATGCGTCGGAGGGGTTTCATCTAAGGCTCCTGATCCGGAAATAAGCGATATGAACCACGAACCACACGAACCACACGAAAAGGTTTCGGACGCGAGAGCCAAATCTCATCCAGGAAGACAACGGATCAGCTCACAAGGTACGCGTCGACTTCCCCTCAATCGTCGATCCCGCAGGGATCAACGGTGAGTCGCCATGCGCGCCGCGCCCATGGAAAACCGACGCAGGAAGCGGGGCACGGCCCCGAAGGGTGATGCCCCTGTCGAATGGGTGAAAAACACCGATTACCCGCGCAGGCCGGCCGGGTCCCAGTCCCGGACGAAGCGGTGCCCGCCGATCTCGGTCTCCGGGGGGGCGTCGGGGTCGACGGCCCACCGGATCCGGGCCACGCCCTCCACCACGTCGCGGGCGGAACCGCAGTAGCTCAGGCGGATGAACCCCTCCAGCCCGAACTCCTTCCCGGGGACGGTGACGACCTTGACCTTGTCCAGGAGGAACTCGCCCAGCTTCATGGAGTCGGGACAAACGGCCCGGAAATCGGGGAAACAGTAGAAGGTCCCCCCCGGCGGGGTGACGTTGATGCCGGGGATCTTGCGCAGTTCACGGACGATGATGTCCCGGTTGGCCTCGAGGTCGGTGCGCAATGCCGTCACGCAGTCCTGGGAACCGGTGAGGGCGCCGAGGGCGGCGGTCTGCGAGAGCGCCGACGGGCAGGAGGTGGTCTGGGACTGGACGTTGTCCATGATCTTGACGAGGGCCTTCGGCGCCACGGTCCAGCCGATCCGGAAACCCGTCATGGCGTAGAGCTTGGAGACGCCGTTGACGACGATGATGCGCCCGTCCTCGACCCCCTGCCGGGCGTAACGCCACGCCGGGACGAAGGCGGCCCCGTCGAAGATGAGCTGGTGGTAGATGTCGTCCATGATCAGGTAGACGCCCTTGCGTTCGCACAGGTCCACCAGCGCCTCGATGAATTCCGGCGGGTGGACGGCCCCGGACGGGTTGTTGGGGCTGTTGAGGAGGATGGCCTTGGTGGCGCCCGTCACGGCGTTCTCCACGTCAGCGGCGTCGGGGTAGAACCGGCCCTCCGTCGGCGGGACGATGACGGGGTTGGCGTAGACCATGCGGACCATCTCGGGGTAGCTCACCCAGTAAGGGGCGAGGATGATCACCTCGTCGCCGGGGTTGACCAGCGTGGTCAGCGCGTTGGAGAGCGCCTGCTTGGCGCCGCCGGAGATCAGGACGTTGGCGGGCTCCACCTTCCGCCCGTACCACCGTTCGGTGTAGCCCACGACGGCCCGCTTGAGCTCGGGCGTGCCGCCGGAGGCGGTGTACCGGACCTCGCCGGTGGCCAGGTGCTCGGTGGCGGCCCGGACGGCGTCGGGAGGGACCTTGCTCTTGGGTTCCCCCGCGCCGAGGTGGATGATCGGTTCCCCTTTGTCCTTGAGTTGCTTCGCCCTGGCGTTCAGCTTGAGGGTGGGGGATTCCGCCAGGGCGGAGGCCATGCGACTGATGCTCATCGAGTTGCTCCTCGCGAAGAATTCGGCCACGGACCGTGCCGTGGCCGGGAACATGCAGAGAAGGATGTTACCTCCGACGCGGAGGCGAGTCAAGGCCGGGGTTGCCCGGCTTCGACCCGGGCAAGCCCACCCCGGCCCCGGGACCTCAGTACTCCGTCTTCCCGTCGAAGACCATGTCCTTGATCTTGAACGTGGCGTCCACGGAAATCACCTGGTCCTTGATCCGGAAATAGCCGGTCTGGAAGCGAAGGGTCTTGGTGTTCTCGTCGATCAGGGGGGTGCCGTCCTCCAGGGTCCGCGGGAAGGAGAACTTGGCGCCGGTGCCGTCCTTGGTGGGGGGGCGGTAGTCCTGGATGTAGACCCGTTTCCCCGCGTCCGTGACGATGAAGGTCGAGGGCTTGAGCTCGGCCACGGAGACGGACCGGACCAGGGCGTCCAGGTCCCGGAGGGCGCTGACGCCCTTCGGCTTCGAGTCGTAGGTCCAGGAGACGATGATCTCCTCGTTGATGTCGCTGGTGGCGAAATCCTTGTATTTTTCCAGGGCCGCCTTGTCGCCCTTGGCGCGGAGGGCCACGTAGGCCTGCCGCACCGGCCGCGCCGTGAAGAGGCGGGAGGTGATCAGGATGACCCACTCCCGCTCCGAGCCCATGGTCGCGTCATCGGCCTCGTTGGCGATGTTCCGCATGGCGGTGGTGTCTCCCCACGAGAAGACGGAGACCCAGGGGGACTTGTCCAGGAGCCGGGTGGCGTCCTTGACGCTCCACTCGGTGTAGGGCTTGGTCTGCCAGGCTTCCGCGGCGAGGGCGGCCGTTCCGAAAGCCAGAACCAGGCCGAGGATGAGGATCGTTTTGGGCCGTTTCATATGTTCCTCCACAAATCAGGGTTCGGGCGTCGAGCGCGTCAGTCCTGTCGGGCGCTCTCGAGGGTGTACTCGCGGGGCACCGCGACTTTCAGCTTGTCGGGCTCGCCGTCCCGGTCGATGTCGAAAAAGGCTTCCAGGGTCACCTTGCGTTTGCGCTTCACGTCCTCGGGGTCCGGGGGGGCGTACGCCACGAGGTAACGGTGGCGGAGCCGCAGCAGGATGTCCTTGACGGCCCCCGGGAACGCCGTGATGGTGGGCGGGTAGTACACCGAGCCGTTGGTCACCTCGGCGATCCGGCGGAGGCGGTAGTCGGCCTGGAAAATCATGGCGTGGGCGCTCTCGCTGAGGTTCGGGTCCCGGGCATTCCACTCGTGGCGCCCCATGGACACGGCGAAGATGGGGGTCCCGGCCAGTTGGGCCCGCTTGGTGAAGCGGTCGAGCCCGGCCGGGGAGGACGTGAGCCCCGTGGCGAGCAGGACGATGGCCCGTTTCCCCTCCACTTCCGCCATGCGGTCCAGCACGAAGTCGAGCCCCCGGAAGAGGTCGACGCCGGGGAAGGTGGTGAACTGGAGTCGGGCGACCTTGTACTCGGCCAGGTTGTGATCCAGGGTGAAGTCCTGCTCGATCTGGGGGAAGCTGCCGAAGGTGACGAGCGCCACGTGGTCGTCGGGGCGCAGGCTCTGCACGAGGAAGGACGCCATGGCGCGGACGTCCTCGAGGATGGAGTAGGTGGAGCGGCTATACTCCACCAGCAGCACCACCGACACGGGGGCGTCGTTGGGTTCGAAGACCGACAGATCCTGCTCGGCCCCGTTCTCCGTCAGCTTGAAGTGCTCCTTTTTCAGCCCCGTGACCAGGCCGCCCTTCCGGTCGGTGACGTTGACGTCGAAGGAGACCAGGACGGAGCGGGTGGTCACGGCCGAAGACGACTTGACGGGGGGGGCGTCGTCTTTACCCTTCTTCGGGGGGGGGCCGGCCAAGCCAAAGGCCATGACCATCGCGGCGAAAAGCGCAACGGCGGCGAACCGGATCCGGGGCGGCTTTCGCCGTGCCGTTCTGCCGGTGAGCCCGGGGGTTCGAAGATGTTGCATCGCAGCCTCGTCCTGACGGGGTGGGATGCACGGTGGCCGGGCCGCCCGTGCTGCCGTATCCGGATGTCCCCCGGTCCGCCCGGTTCCGGATCGAAGAAACCCATGATATTCGGAAACGGGGAGATTTGCCAGCATCAATCCGTTCATGCCGGCCGCTTTCTTGCGGGCCTGCACAGCCGTGGCGGGCGACGCCCGGCACAAAATGACCGACCTTCCCGTTCCGCCCGGTTCCGCGAGCCGGTGGATACGCGCTCCCCCTCTTGCGAATGGGACGGAGGCACGGTTGTAAATCCGCCCCAGCTATTCTGTATGGACGTCGGTGTGCCCGCAGGGGTTCACGGGGGAGGGAATCCCTGTGCACCGGCGTCGGGAGATCCGCGGCCGCAGTGGCGGGTTCCCGGTCGGGTCCACGGCCGCGAACCGTTGCACCCCGGGGAAGAAAAGGCCCGCGGGTCAGGCGGGCCAGGCAGGCGTCCCCGATTGGCGGGTCGATCGGGATCCGGGGCTCGGTTCGTCACGGTTTCGGGTTAGAACTCCGCAAGCTCGAAATAGGCCTTGGGGTGATTGCAGGCCGGGCAGAAATCGGGGGCCTCCGGCCCTTCGTGGATGTATCCGCACTTCCGGCAGTACCAGGCCGAGGGTTCGTCCTTCCGGAAGATCTTCCCCTGCCGCAGGTCGTCGGCCAGGGCGCGGTAGCGCTTCTCGTGGAATTTCTCGGCGACCCGGATGGCGTCGAAGGCCTTGGCGACGTTGGCGAAGCCTTCCTCCCGGGCCACGTCGGCGAACTCGGGGTAGAGGGCCGTGTGCTCCTCGTGCTCGCCCGCGGCGGCGGCCTCGAGGTTCTCCAGGGTCGAGCCCACGACGCCGGCGGGGAAAGCCGCGGTGATCTCCGCCATGCCGCCGGTGAGGAAAGAGAAGAACTTCTTGGCGTGGACGCGCTCCTGCTCGGCCGTGAGTTCGAAGATGGCGGCGATGCGCTCGTAGCCTTCCTTCTTGGCCTTGTCGGCGAAGAAGTTGTAACGGTTGCGCGCCTGGGACTCCCCGGCGAACGCCTTCATCAGGTTGACTTCGGTACGGCTGCCTTTAAGGTCCATGGATACCTCCTGTAGGTGGGGGGATAAAGAAAGGTCAGGGGAAAGGATACAGGAGACAGGAGACAAGAGTCAGAATGGCGTTTTCTCACTTCGCCTGTCTCCTGCCCCCTGAATTCTTCCCCTCAATGCTTGTACCGGAACCCGTGAATCTCCGTCTGCACCACGGCCCGAGTCCACTCGGGAGGGTAAGGCGAGAGGGTCACGGAAAAGTTGCGAACCTCCGAGGGCAGGACCGGGCGTTCCGGTTTCACCGGGGTCCGGAGGAACCGGCGAATCGGTTTGCCGTCCAAGTCGGTGAGGGTGATCTCGATCTCCACGACGTCCAGGGTCTGGGCCCCCTGGTTCCTGAGCCGTCCGGAGACCAGGGCCACTTTCTGCCCCAGCAGGTTCTCCGACACCATGCCCTGGGCGCTGAGGATAAAGAGGTGCTTGAGGTAGATGTCGTAGTCGGGGTTTCCCTTCCGGATGACGCCGGCGTACTCGGTGTACCCCTGCCTGAAGGCGGCGGGGGACTCCCCCGGCGCGATCTTCGGCCACAGGATCAGCAGGGCGATCACGACGCACAGGATGAGAACGGCGACGGCCACGATGGGGATCATTCGTTTCCCCCGGCTGCCGCTCGAGGGCTTTTCGCCGCTGAAAATCGCGCCTTCCATGTCCCTGCCTCCGGTGACCGCGCTCCCCCCGGCGGGCCGGGCCGCGGGCCCGGCCCCGGGGGGAGGGTGTTATTCCTGCTGCTCGCCGCTCATCATCTCCACGAGCTTCTCGTTGATCTTGATCCGGCCGTCCTTCTTGTACTCCTTGTAGATGTTCTGCATGATGGCGCTGTAGATCTCGAGCTTCTTGCCGTAGAGGAGCCGGGTGCGGAGGCTCTCCTTCTCCGCGGGCAGCTTCGTCATGTCGGGCTGGACCCGCTCGAGCACCTGGTAGCCGATCTCGCGGTACTGGTACTTGACCGGGCCGCCGAAGTCCCCGGGCTTGAGGCGGAAGGCCTCGACCTTGAGTTCCTTGCACTCGGCCAGTTCGCGGTCGATCTGCCCCGAGCGGCTGAACAGTTCGGTGGTGGTCACCGTCAGCTTGCGGTCGCCGGCCACCTTCTCGAAGTCGTTGCCGGCGGCCTTGACGTCGGCGAGGAACTGCCGGACGGCGGCGGCGGCCAGCTTGTGGCTCTCCTCGTCGCGGACCGCCTCGGTGATGGTGTTCTTCACCATGTCCATCGGCATGATGTGCTCGGGGATGATGCTGGTCAGCCGGGCCACGAGGTAGCCGTTGTGCGCGCGGGCCAGGGTCCCCAGTTCGTTCACCTTCAACTTGAACATCTCCTCCAGGAAACCCTCGGGGTTCCCGAGAGTGTAGTCCATGTGCTCCTTGTTGAAGGGCTTGGACGTCCGCACCTCGGCGCCGAACTCCTTGGCCACAGCCTCCATGGCCGCCCCGCCGCGGATCTTCTCCATGGCCCGAAGGGCCGGCTTGTGGAGTTGCTCGAAGGCCTTCTCCCGGGCGATGTCCTGGCGGGCCTGGATGTTGTAGTACTTGCTGTCGTCCGACTCGAGCATCTTGATGATGTGCCAGCCGAAGTTGGTCTTCACCAGGCCGGAAATCTCCCCGTTCTTGAGGGCGAAGGCCGCGTCGGAGAACTCCTTCACCATGGTCTCGCGGGTGAAGTAGTTGAGGTCGCCCCCCATCTTGCCCGAACCCTCGTCCTGGGAGTGCTCCATGGCCAGGGCGGCGAAGTCGGCCCCGGGCGCCTTGGCCTTGGCCAGGACCTCGTCGGCCTTCTTCCGGGCGGCTTCCTTGTCGGCGTCGGAGGCCTTGTCGTCGATCTTGATCAGGATGTGGGCGGCGTGAACGCGGGGCGCGTACTTGTCGCGGTTGGCCTTCACCCGATCCGAGACCTCCTTGTCCGTGATGGCCATCTGAAGAGGGGCGGCGGCCTTGATGGCGTCGAAGAACAGGTACTGGACCGTGCGGGTCTCGCCGATCTTGTACTTGTCCTTGTTGGCCTCGTAGTACTTCCGGACCTGGTCGTCGGTAACCACCGCCTGCTTGTAGTAGTCCGTGTTCCGGAACATCACGTAGCGGATCTTGGCCTTGTCGTTCTCGTTGACGAACTCCTCGCGGACCTCCTCGTCGGAGACCGCGGCTGGCGCGCTCACGAAGTCCCGGTACTTGGTCGAGACGAGGAGGCGCCGCACGTGGTCCTCGAACTGCTCCGGCACGATCCCGTAGTTGTTGAGGGTCTTCTGGTAGTTGTCGAAGTTGAACTGGCCCTTGTCGTCGGAGAAGCGCTTCCCGATGAAGGTCCGGATCTCGTCGTCGGTGACCGACAGGCCCAGGCGGGCGGCCTCGTCCTGCTCGACCTGCTCGAGGATGATGCGCCGAAGCATGTCGTTGATGAACATCTTGTTCCGGCGGATGTTGGGCATCTTCTGCAGGTTCGGCTGCTCGATCATCCGGATGTTGACGGCCACACGGTACTCGTCCAGGGTGACTTCCTTGCTGCCGATCTTGACGAGGTACCGGAGTTCTTCGCCCTCGCCCGCCCCGGAGGGGGAGGGAACGAAGAAGATCAGCATGCTGACGGCGAGGCCGGCGATGACGATCCAGAGCACCCACTTGAACTTGTCTCGTTTTTTCCTGATGAAGTTAAGCATTCGTCCTCCATACGACGTGGGAAAAGGTCTTACAAAAGTCGGGCATTATAGCAAAGCTCGTGTCGATTTGGAACCGGTTTTTGCTAAAATGTGGGGCAATGTCGACGCCCCCCGGGGGCCAGGAGGATTTCATGCCCCGTGTCCTGTTACGTTCCCTCACCTTTGCGGTGCTCCTTGCCGCACTCCTTCCGGAGCTGTTCGCCACGGCCCCGACCGCCCCGGGCCCCGGGCCCCGCTACCCCCAGGAGTTCGTGCTCAAGCCGCTGAAGCTGCTCCCCGCGTCCCTGCGGGCCGTGATGACCCTGCAGCAGGCCGCCATCCTGGACAGTTACCGAAGCGTGCCGGACCCCGGCCCCGAGGCGGTTGGGGGCGCCCTGGCCGCGGAGGTCGAGGCCGCGCTCCGGACCCTCACCGCCGAGAAGCCTTCCATGGACGACCTGGCGAAGCGCTTCGGCCGGATCGCCGGCCTGACCGCCCGGTTCGCCGACGTGAGCCGTTTCGGGGAGGGCCTCGAGGCCGGGTGGTTCGCCGATTTCGCCCGGTACCGGAACAGCTGCCTCCACAAGTACGTGGCGGTGTTCTACGACCACTCCCCCCTTCTCTTCGTCGACGGGGACGTCGGGGCCTACCTGGAGGAAACCCGCGCACGGTGCGAAAAATACGCCCGCATGGTGGCCGGGATCTACCGGGAGGGCGGGGACTCCTCCACGTTCGACGACCTGTCGCCGGCATTCGGGATCTCCGCCCTTCACTACAGCCACACCATCACCGACGTGGCGAACCTGTGGCTGTACTGCTGGTGGAAGTCCGGGGGCGACATGACCAACACCCCCTACTACACCCCGCCGCCAGCGCCGGCGACCGGGAAGACCGAGGAGGAGGACCTGGAATGAACCGGATACGCACTGCCCTGATCAGCCTGTCGGACAAGCGCGGGCTCCCCGACCTGGCCCGCGGGCTTCACGCCCTGGGGGTCGACCTGGTCTCGACGGGGGGTACGGCCGCGGAGATCCGGCGGGCCGACGTCCCCGTCCGCGAGGTGTCCGAGCTGACGGGCTTCCCTGAAATCCTGGACGGCCGGGTGAAAACCCTTCACCCGAACATCCACGGCGGGATCCTGGCGCGGCGGGACCGCCCCGAGGACCTGTGGCTCCTCGACCGGATGGGGATCGCCCCCATCGACCTGGTGGCGGTCAACCTCTACCCCTTCCGGGAGACCGTGGAGGAGGGCGCCGGGGTCGAAGCGGTCATCGAGCAGGTGGACATCGGGGGGCCCTGCCTCCTGCGGGCCTCCGCCAAGAACTTCCGCCACGTGACCGTGGTGGTGGATCCCGCGGACTACCCCCGGGTGCTGGCCGAGATCGAGACCGGCGGGGGGACGACCCTGCAGACCCGCCTGGAGCTGGCGCGGAAAGCCTTCGCCCACACCTCGGCGTACGACGCCCACATCGTGGAATACTACGCGCGCCTGGACTGCTGCGACGAGAAGGTCGCCGCCCGGGCCGCGGAGGAGGGCCTGCCCGACTGCCTCCACCTGGTGCTCCAG
The sequence above is a segment of the Acidobacteriota bacterium genome. Coding sequences within it:
- a CDS encoding peptidylprolyl isomerase — translated: MLNFIRKKRDKFKWVLWIVIAGLAVSMLIFFVPSPSGAGEGEELRYLVKIGSKEVTLDEYRVAVNIRMIEQPNLQKMPNIRRNKMFINDMLRRIILEQVEQDEAARLGLSVTDDEIRTFIGKRFSDDKGQFNFDNYQKTLNNYGIVPEQFEDHVRRLLVSTKYRDFVSAPAAVSDEEVREEFVNENDKAKIRYVMFRNTDYYKQAVVTDDQVRKYYEANKDKYKIGETRTVQYLFFDAIKAAAPLQMAITDKEVSDRVKANRDKYAPRVHAAHILIKIDDKASDADKEAARKKADEVLAKAKAPGADFAALAMEHSQDEGSGKMGGDLNYFTRETMVKEFSDAAFALKNGEISGLVKTNFGWHIIKMLESDDSKYYNIQARQDIAREKAFEQLHKPALRAMEKIRGGAAMEAVAKEFGAEVRTSKPFNKEHMDYTLGNPEGFLEEMFKLKVNELGTLARAHNGYLVARLTSIIPEHIMPMDMVKNTITEAVRDEESHKLAAAAVRQFLADVKAAGNDFEKVAGDRKLTVTTTELFSRSGQIDRELAECKELKVEAFRLKPGDFGGPVKYQYREIGYQVLERVQPDMTKLPAEKESLRTRLLYGKKLEIYSAIMQNIYKEYKKDGRIKINEKLVEMMSGEQQE